A stretch of Helicobacter pylori oki112 DNA encodes these proteins:
- a CDS encoding polyribonucleotide nucleotidyltransferase codes for MDFITINSSNKTEEFALKQVAKQATSSLLYRLGKTIILASVCTEREPVSEDFLPLVVQFLEKSYAAGKIPGGFVKREGRAQDFEILTSRLIDRTLRPLFPKDYRYPTQITLMVLSHDIENDLQVSALNAASAALFLSHIAPIKSVSACRIARVDNEFIINPNTSLLNQSSLDLFVSGTKESLNMIEMRSLGQQLNALEEPLMLKALELAQKSLKETCTLYEEIFTPHQNELLFKESQAIVFNERLLDLLKNQYFDEIIKGIESSALSERENVFNEIARKISEAHSEFSLEEIELSLEKVKKTEIRRMIIKNKIRPDKRALEEVRPILIESDLLPMAHSSILFTRGQTQSLVVGVLGTDNDAQTHESLEHKAPIKERFMFHYNFPPFCVGEASSIGATSRRELGHGNLAKRALETSIKNKEQVIRLVSEILESNGSSSMASVCAGSLALYASGVEIYDLVAGVAMGMVSEGQDHAILSDISGLEDAEGDMDFKIAGNLEGITAMQMDTKMSGIKLEILYQALLQAKEARKHILKIMHEAKEKIVINFSHLPTTEIFNVAPDKIVEIIGQGGRVIKEIVEKFEAKIDLNKPSGEVKIMGNKERVLKTKEFILNYLHSLDQELEQYAIDEVLEAQVKRIVDFGAFLSLPKGGEGLLRKQHMDRCQVVLKEGDSIKCRVISFNKGKIALDLA; via the coding sequence ATGGATTTTATCACCATCAATTCTAGTAACAAAACCGAAGAGTTCGCTCTCAAACAAGTGGCCAAACAAGCCACCAGCTCTCTTTTATATCGCTTAGGAAAAACCATCATTTTAGCGAGCGTGTGCACAGAAAGAGAGCCTGTGAGTGAAGATTTTCTGCCTTTAGTGGTGCAGTTTTTAGAAAAATCTTATGCAGCCGGAAAGATCCCGGGCGGTTTTGTTAAAAGAGAAGGCAGGGCGCAAGATTTTGAAATCTTAACCTCTAGGCTTATAGACAGGACTTTACGCCCTTTATTCCCTAAAGACTACCGCTACCCTACGCAGATCACTTTAATGGTTTTAAGCCATGATATTGAAAATGACTTGCAGGTTTCTGCTTTAAACGCCGCTTCAGCCGCTCTTTTTTTATCCCATATCGCTCCCATTAAAAGCGTGAGCGCTTGCAGGATCGCTAGGGTGGATAACGAATTTATCATTAACCCTAACACAAGCCTTTTGAATCAATCCAGTTTGGATTTGTTCGTGTCAGGAACGAAAGAGAGTTTGAACATGATAGAAATGCGTTCTTTGGGGCAACAATTAAACGCTTTAGAAGAGCCTTTAATGCTAAAAGCTTTAGAATTGGCTCAAAAAAGTTTGAAAGAAACTTGCACGCTTTATGAAGAGATTTTCACGCCCCACCAAAACGAGCTGCTTTTTAAAGAGAGCCAAGCAATAGTCTTTAATGAAAGGCTGTTAGATTTATTGAAAAATCAGTATTTTGATGAAATCATCAAAGGCATTGAAAGTTCTGCTTTGAGCGAGCGAGAAAATGTTTTCAATGAAATTGCCAGAAAAATCAGTGAAGCCCACTCAGAATTCAGTTTAGAAGAAATTGAATTATCTTTAGAAAAAGTGAAAAAAACTGAGATAAGACGCATGATCATTAAGAATAAAATCCGCCCGGATAAGCGCGCGTTAGAAGAAGTGCGACCCATTTTGATAGAGAGCGATTTGCTCCCTATGGCGCATAGCTCCATTTTATTCACTAGGGGGCAAACGCAAAGCTTAGTGGTAGGGGTTTTAGGCACGGATAATGACGCTCAAACCCATGAGAGTTTGGAGCATAAAGCCCCTATTAAAGAGCGCTTCATGTTTCATTACAATTTCCCTCCTTTTTGCGTGGGCGAAGCGAGTTCTATTGGCGCGACTTCAAGGCGCGAATTAGGGCATGGGAATTTGGCTAAAAGAGCCTTAGAAACGAGCATTAAAAATAAAGAGCAGGTGATACGATTGGTTTCTGAGATTTTAGAAAGCAATGGTTCAAGCTCAATGGCGAGCGTGTGCGCAGGCTCTTTAGCCCTTTATGCAAGCGGTGTGGAAATTTATGATCTAGTCGCTGGGGTGGCTATGGGCATGGTGAGCGAAGGGCAAGATCACGCTATTTTAAGCGATATTAGCGGCTTAGAAGACGCAGAAGGCGATATGGATTTTAAGATTGCTGGGAATTTAGAAGGCATTACGGCTATGCAAATGGATACCAAAATGAGCGGTATCAAGCTAGAAATTTTATACCAAGCCTTACTCCAAGCTAAAGAAGCGCGGAAACATATTTTAAAAATCATGCATGAAGCGAAAGAAAAGATTGTGATCAATTTTTCCCATTTGCCCACGACTGAAATTTTTAATGTCGCGCCCGATAAAATTGTAGAAATTATCGGTCAAGGGGGGCGTGTGATTAAAGAGATAGTGGAAAAGTTTGAAGCTAAAATTGATTTGAATAAACCGAGCGGTGAAGTGAAAATCATGGGGAATAAAGAACGGGTTTTAAAGACTAAGGAATTTATTTTAAACTATTTGCATTCTTTAGATCAAGAATTGGAGCAATACGCTATTGATGAGGTGCTAGAAGCTCAAGTGAAACGAATCGTAGATTTTGGGGCGTTTTTAAGCTTGCCTAAGGGGGGCGAAGGCTTGTTGAGAAAACAACACATGGACAGGTGTCAAGTGGTTTTAAAAGAAGGCGATAGCATCAAATGTAGGGTGATTAGTTTCAATAAGGGTAAAATCGCTTTGGATTTGGCTTAA
- a CDS encoding HAD family hydrolase codes for MALEVVLWDFDGVIFDSMHLKNEGFKALFQKHGNKNQEDLKQFEVYHYQSGGISRNEKIQYFYNEILKTPIAQEEVDALALEFGAIIEQKLFDRGHLNSEVMAFIDEHYQNYIFHIASAALHSELQVLCEFLGIIKYFKSVEGSPPNKPKIIANIIQKYAYNPSHMLMIGDSVNDYESAKANEVAFLGYNSKVLKNLVGQNGYQGKYLESFKGFDLQNFMKE; via the coding sequence ATGGCGCTTGAAGTGGTTTTATGGGATTTTGATGGCGTGATTTTTGACAGCATGCATTTAAAAAATGAAGGGTTTAAGGCGTTGTTTCAAAAGCATGGTAACAAGAATCAAGAGGATTTGAAACAATTTGAAGTTTATCACTATCAAAGTGGGGGGATTTCAAGAAATGAAAAAATCCAATATTTTTATAACGAGATCTTAAAAACCCCTATCGCTCAAGAAGAAGTGGATGCATTAGCCCTAGAATTTGGCGCTATCATAGAGCAAAAGCTTTTTGATAGGGGGCATTTGAATAGTGAAGTGATGGCGTTTATTGATGAGCATTATCAAAATTACATTTTCCATATCGCTTCAGCGGCCTTGCATAGCGAATTGCAAGTGTTGTGCGAGTTTTTAGGGATCATTAAGTATTTTAAGAGCGTTGAAGGGAGTCCGCCCAATAAACCCAAGATCATCGCCAATATCATTCAAAAATACGCCTATAACCCAAGCCACATGCTAATGATAGGCGATAGCGTCAATGACTATGAAAGCGCTAAGGCTAATGAAGTGGCGTTTTTGGGTTACAACAGCAAGGTTTTGAAAAATTTAGTGGGTCAAAATGGCTATCAAGGGAAGTATTTGGAGAGCTTTAAGGGGTTTGATTTGCAAAATTTCATGAAAGAGTGA
- a CDS encoding LPS-assembly protein LptD: MIYWLYLAVFFLLGALEAKEIAMQRFDKQNHKIFEILADKVSAKDNVITASGNAILLNYDVYILADKVRYDTKTKEALLEGNIKVYRGEGLLVKTDYVKLSLNEKYEIIFPFYVQDSVSGIWVSADIASGKDQKYKVKNMSASGCSIDNPIWHVNATSGSFNMQKSHLSMWNPKIYVGDIPVLYLPYIFMSTSNKRTTGFLYPEFGTSNLDGFIYLQPFYLAPKNSWDMTFTPQIRYKRGFGLNFEARYINSKNDRFLFNARYFRNYTQYVKRYDLRNQNIYGFEFLSSSRDTLQKYFHLKSNIDNGHYIDFLYMNDLDYVRFEKVNKRITDATHMSRANYYLQTENHYYGLNIKYFLNLNKINNNRTFQSVPNLQYHKYLNSLYFRNLLYSVDYQFRNTAREIGYGYVQNALNVPVGLQFSLFKKYLSIGLWNDLQLSNVALMQSKNSFVPTIPNESREFGNFVSSNFSMYVNTDLAREYNKLFHTIQLEAIFNIPYYTFKNGLFSQNMYALSTQALNSYTSPLLRDYDYQGRLYDSVWNPSSILPSNASNKTVDLTLTQYLYGLGGQELLYFKISQLINLDDKVSPFRMPLESKIGFSPLTGLNIFGNVFYSFYQNRLEEISVNANYQRKFLSFNLSYFLKNNFSSGINSIVENPADYLKAGFSNDFGYFSMSADVGYDIRNNVILNWNVGIYKKIRCFGIGFQFVNQRRPILTGDPNQPIRVFENNYVKLELDFSPITKTNVTYRSLQRK, encoded by the coding sequence ATGATTTATTGGTTGTATTTGGCGGTCTTTTTTTTGTTGGGTGCATTAGAGGCTAAAGAAATCGCTATGCAACGATTTGACAAACAAAACCATAAGATTTTTGAAATCCTTGCGGATAAAGTGAGCGCTAAAGACAATGTGATAACCGCATCAGGGAATGCGATCTTATTGAATTATGATGTGTATATTTTAGCGGACAAGGTGCGTTATGATACCAAGACTAAAGAAGCGTTATTAGAGGGGAATATCAAGGTTTATAGGGGCGAGGGCTTACTCGTTAAAACCGATTATGTGAAATTGAGCTTGAATGAAAAATATGAAATCATTTTCCCCTTTTATGTCCAAGACAGCGTGAGCGGGATTTGGGTGAGCGCGGATATTGCTAGCGGGAAGGATCAAAAATATAAGGTGAAAAACATGAGCGCTTCAGGGTGTAGCATTGATAACCCCATTTGGCATGTCAATGCGACTTCAGGCTCATTCAACATGCAAAAATCGCATTTGTCTATGTGGAATCCTAAGATCTATGTCGGTGATATTCCTGTATTGTATTTGCCCTATATTTTCATGTCCACTAGCAATAAAAGAACGACCGGGTTTTTATACCCTGAGTTTGGTACTTCCAACTTAGACGGCTTTATTTATTTGCAACCCTTTTATTTAGCCCCCAAAAACTCATGGGATATGACCTTTACCCCACAAATCCGCTATAAAAGGGGTTTTGGCTTGAATTTTGAAGCGCGCTACATCAACTCTAAAAACGACAGGTTTTTATTCAACGCGCGCTATTTTAGGAATTACACTCAATACGTCAAACGCTATGATTTGAGGAATCAAAATATCTATGGGTTTGAATTTTTAAGCTCTAGCAGGGACACTCTACAAAAATACTTTCATCTTAAGTCTAATATTGACAACGGGCATTACATTGACTTTTTATACATGAACGATTTGGACTATGTGCGTTTTGAAAAGGTTAATAAGCGTATCACAGACGCCACGCACATGTCTAGGGCGAATTACTATTTGCAAACAGAAAATCATTATTACGGCTTGAATATCAAGTATTTTTTAAACCTGAATAAAATCAACAATAACCGCACTTTCCAATCTGTCCCTAATTTGCAATACCATAAATATTTAAATTCTTTGTATTTTAGAAATTTGTTGTATTCGGTGGATTATCAGTTTAGAAACACCGCAAGAGAGATTGGTTATGGCTATGTGCAAAACGCTTTGAACGTGCCGGTGGGCTTGCAATTTTCTTTGTTTAAAAAGTATTTGTCTATAGGGCTTTGGAACGATCTCCAACTGTCTAATGTGGCTTTAATGCAATCTAAAAATTCCTTCGTGCCTACGATCCCTAATGAATCAAGGGAATTTGGGAACTTTGTGTCTTCAAATTTTTCCATGTATGTCAATACGGATTTAGCCAGAGAATACAACAAGCTTTTCCACACGATCCAACTAGAAGCGATTTTCAACATCCCTTATTACACCTTTAAAAACGGCTTATTTTCTCAAAACATGTATGCTTTAAGCACGCAAGCCTTAAACAGCTACACTTCGCCTTTATTGAGAGATTATGATTATCAAGGGCGTTTGTATGACTCCGTGTGGAATCCTAGCAGCATTTTACCTAGCAATGCGAGCAATAAGACGGTGGATTTAACCCTAACGCAATACCTTTATGGCTTAGGGGGGCAAGAGTTATTGTATTTTAAAATATCGCAACTCATCAATCTTGATGATAAAGTTTCGCCCTTTAGAATGCCATTAGAGAGCAAGATCGGGTTTTCGCCCTTAACAGGATTGAATATCTTTGGGAATGTCTTTTATTCGTTTTATCAAAACCGCTTAGAAGAAATCTCCGTGAACGCCAATTACCAACGCAAGTTTTTAAGCTTTAACCTCTCCTATTTTTTAAAAAACAATTTTAGCAGTGGGATTAATAGCATTGTAGAAAATCCTGCGGATTATTTAAAGGCGGGTTTTAGCAACGACTTTGGTTATTTTTCCATGAGCGCGGATGTGGGTTATGATATTAGAAATAATGTGATCTTAAACTGGAATGTGGGGATTTATAAAAAAATCCGTTGTTTTGGGATTGGCTTTCAATTCGTCAACCAACGACGCCCTATCCTCACCGGCGATCCCAACCAACCTATAAGAGTGTTTGAAAATAACTATGTTAAGCTAGAATTAGACTTTTCACCGATCACTAAAACCAATGTAACTTACCGCTCCTTACAGCGTAAGTAA
- the purD gene encoding phosphoribosylamine--glycine ligase: MKDNNSYNVLIVGNKGREYALAQRLQQDERVNALYFCLGNGGTQDLGENLECEHYEHIVELALKKQIHLAIISEEELLILGLTEMLEKAGILVFGASKEAAKLEVSKSYMKAFVKECGIKSASYFETNDLKEALNYIQNASFPLVIKALNKNTSIVHQQEEAIKILEDAFKQSNEPVIIEPFLEGFELSVTALIANDDFILLPFCQNYKRLLEGDNGVNTGGMGAIAPANFFSNELEEKIKNHIFKPTLEKLQADNTPFKGVLLAEIVIIEEKGVLEPYLLDFSVRFKDIECQTILPLLESSLLDLCLATAKGELHSLELVFSKEFVMSVALVSRNYPTSSSPKQTLYIDPVDEKKGHLILGEVEQDNGVFESSGGRVIFAIGRGKSLLEARNHAYEIAQKVHFEGMFYRKDIGFKVLDLKEYS; the protein is encoded by the coding sequence ATGAAAGATAACAACAGCTATAATGTTTTAATTGTGGGGAATAAGGGGCGAGAGTATGCTTTGGCTCAAAGGCTTCAGCAAGATGAGCGAGTGAATGCTTTGTATTTTTGTTTGGGTAATGGTGGCACTCAAGATTTAGGCGAGAATCTGGAATGCGAACATTACGAGCATATCGTGGAATTAGCCCTGAAAAAGCAGATCCATTTAGCCATCATTTCAGAAGAAGAGCTTTTGATTTTAGGGCTTACAGAGATGCTAGAAAAAGCGGGGATTTTAGTGTTTGGGGCTTCTAAAGAAGCGGCTAAGTTAGAGGTTTCTAAAAGCTATATGAAGGCTTTTGTTAAAGAGTGCGGTATCAAAAGCGCGTCTTACTTTGAAACAAACGATTTAAAAGAAGCTCTCAATTACATTCAAAACGCTTCCTTCCCTTTAGTGATTAAAGCGTTGAATAAAAACACAAGCATTGTCCATCAACAAGAAGAAGCGATAAAAATCCTTGAAGACGCTTTCAAACAGAGCAATGAGCCTGTGATCATAGAGCCTTTTTTAGAGGGGTTTGAGCTTTCAGTTACAGCGCTCATAGCCAATGATGATTTTATCTTGTTGCCCTTTTGCCAAAACTACAAACGCTTATTAGAGGGGGATAACGGGGTCAATACAGGAGGTATGGGGGCCATCGCTCCTGCAAACTTTTTCTCTAATGAATTAGAAGAGAAAATAAAAAATCATATCTTTAAACCCACTTTAGAGAAACTTCAGGCTGACAACACGCCTTTTAAAGGGGTTTTACTCGCTGAAATTGTAATCATAGAAGAAAAGGGCGTTTTAGAGCCGTATTTATTGGATTTTAGCGTGCGTTTTAAAGATATTGAATGCCAGACGATTTTACCCCTTTTAGAAAGCTCGCTTTTAGATTTGTGTTTGGCCACAGCCAAAGGGGAATTACATTCTCTTGAATTGGTGTTTTCTAAAGAATTTGTGATGAGTGTGGCGCTTGTTTCTAGGAATTACCCCACTAGCTCTTCGCCCAAGCAAACCCTTTATATTGATCCGGTTGATGAAAAAAAGGGTCATTTGATTTTAGGGGAGGTGGAGCAGGATAATGGCGTGTTTGAAAGCAGTGGGGGGAGGGTGATCTTTGCCATTGGCAGAGGAAAATCCTTATTAGAAGCCAGAAATCATGCTTATGAAATCGCTCAAAAGGTGCATTTTGAAGGCATGTTTTATCGCAAGGATATTGGTTTTAAGGTGTTAGATTTGAAAGAATATTCTTAA
- a CDS encoding ABC transporter ATP-binding protein — MAKKKHKISTLKYFLRSLKQIYMLITFKEKMVFFLLVLMAVFSSFVEVMSLTLLMPFITLASDPSRALDDKDWKMVYDFFHFSSPVRLMYFFSFCLVGIYLFRMFYGVSFTYLKGRFSNKKAYQIKQQLFLQHIKSNYLSHLNHNLDSLRDIINNKAEGMFASFNAFLNLLTELTVIVFFYSTLLITNWKITLVFTLIISIQIFIITKKITVLIQKKGEIAAKSRAQTLKVFSKFFSNFKITKLKDNHEEAHKLFGENNRKAHDTEIIYSTLQVVPRYSLETVGFSLLILAVAYILFKYGEAKMVLPTISMYALALYRTLPSVTGVLNQYNEIAYNQLATNIVFKSLSKTIVEEDLVPLDFNEKITLQNISFAYKSKHPVLKDFNLTIQKGQKVALIGHSGCGKSTLADIIMGLTYPKSGEIFIDNTLLTNENRRSWRKKIGYIPQNIYLFDGTVGDNIAFGSAIDEKRLIKVCKMAHIYDFLCEHEGLKTQVGEGGANLSGGQKQRIGIARALYDNPEILVLDEATSALDNETESKIMDEIYQIAKNKTLIVIAHRLSTIERCEVIIDMSQHKDKLG; from the coding sequence ATGGCGAAAAAAAAACATAAAATTTCTACTTTAAAATACTTTTTACGCTCTTTAAAGCAAATCTATATGCTCATCACTTTCAAGGAAAAAATGGTTTTTTTCCTGCTTGTGCTGATGGCGGTTTTTTCTTCTTTTGTGGAAGTGATGTCTCTAACCCTCCTAATGCCTTTTATCACTCTCGCTTCCGATCCCAGCAGGGCTTTAGACGATAAAGACTGGAAAATGGTCTATGATTTTTTCCATTTTTCATCTCCCGTTCGCCTTATGTATTTCTTTAGTTTTTGCTTGGTGGGGATTTATTTGTTCAGGATGTTTTATGGGGTGTCTTTCACTTATTTGAAAGGGCGTTTTTCCAATAAAAAAGCTTATCAAATCAAGCAACAACTTTTTTTACAGCACATTAAAAGCAACTACCTCTCCCACCTTAACCACAACTTGGATTCTTTAAGAGATATTATCAACAATAAAGCAGAAGGCATGTTTGCAAGTTTTAACGCTTTTTTGAATTTACTCACTGAATTAACCGTGATCGTTTTTTTCTATTCCACGCTATTAATCACAAACTGGAAGATAACGCTTGTATTCACTCTAATCATCTCCATACAAATTTTTATTATCACTAAAAAAATCACCGTTCTTATTCAAAAAAAGGGCGAGATAGCGGCAAAATCTAGGGCGCAAACGCTTAAAGTTTTTTCAAAATTTTTCAGCAATTTCAAAATCACTAAACTCAAAGACAACCACGAAGAAGCCCACAAGCTTTTTGGAGAAAATAACCGTAAAGCCCATGACACCGAGATTATTTATTCTACTCTGCAAGTAGTCCCCAGGTATTCATTAGAAACGGTGGGTTTTAGTTTGTTGATTTTAGCGGTCGCTTACATTTTATTCAAATACGGCGAAGCTAAAATGGTGCTTCCTACCATTTCTATGTATGCTCTAGCGCTTTATCGCACGCTCCCTTCTGTTACTGGCGTTTTGAATCAATACAATGAAATCGCTTACAACCAGCTTGCGACCAACATTGTTTTTAAAAGCCTTTCTAAAACCATCGTTGAAGAGGATTTAGTCCCTTTAGACTTTAATGAAAAAATCACTCTTCAAAACATTTCATTCGCTTATAAGTCAAAACACCCGGTTTTGAAAGATTTTAACCTCACCATTCAAAAAGGTCAAAAAGTCGCTCTCATAGGCCATAGCGGGTGCGGAAAATCCACGCTGGCGGATATTATTATGGGGCTTACTTACCCTAAAAGTGGGGAAATTTTTATTGATAACACCCTTTTAACCAACGAAAACAGGCGCTCATGGCGTAAAAAAATAGGCTATATCCCCCAAAATATTTACCTTTTTGATGGCACTGTGGGGGATAATATCGCTTTTGGGAGCGCCATAGATGAAAAACGCTTGATTAAGGTGTGCAAAATGGCTCATATTTATGATTTTTTATGCGAGCATGAGGGCCTTAAAACCCAAGTGGGCGAAGGGGGTGCTAATCTTAGCGGCGGTCAAAAACAGCGCATAGGCATCGCAAGAGCCTTATACGATAACCCTGAAATTTTGGTTTTAGATGAAGCCACTTCAGCCCTAGACAATGAAACCGAGAGTAAAATCATGGATGAAATCTATCAAATCGCTAAAAATAAAACCCTAATCGTTATCGCCCACCGCTTAAGCACGATTGAACGCTGTGAAGTCATCATTGACATGAGCCAGCACAAAGACAAGCTTGGCTAA
- a CDS encoding phosphoribosyltransferase yields MNTDFSHITDIEGMRFINEEDALNKLINEIHTRHIDLKDSIMLALSFNALYLANALAQKFGATYDILFLEPILAPLNSKCEIALVSESMDIVMNESLINSFDITLDYVYGEAKRAYEEDILSHIYQYRKGNAIKSLKDKNIFIVDRGIETGFRAGLGVQTCLKKECQDIYILTPILAQNVAQGLESLCDGVISVYRPECFVSVEHHYKELKRLSNEEIEKYLGANNAPNLKKEH; encoded by the coding sequence TTGAATACGGACTTTAGCCATATCACCGATATAGAGGGCATGCGTTTTATCAATGAAGAAGACGCTTTGAACAAATTGATTAATGAAATCCACACGCGCCACATTGATTTAAAAGATTCCATCATGCTCGCTTTGAGTTTTAACGCTTTGTATTTGGCTAACGCTTTAGCGCAAAAATTTGGAGCGACTTATGATATACTTTTTTTAGAACCTATCCTAGCCCCTTTAAACTCAAAATGCGAGATCGCTTTGGTGAGTGAGAGCATGGATATAGTGATGAATGAAAGTTTGATCAATTCCTTTGACATCACTTTAGACTATGTTTATGGGGAAGCCAAGCGAGCTTATGAAGAAGACATTTTGTCTCACATCTATCAGTATCGCAAAGGCAATGCGATCAAAAGCTTAAAAGATAAAAATATTTTTATCGTAGATAGGGGGATTGAAACCGGGTTTAGAGCAGGGTTAGGCGTGCAAACTTGCTTGAAAAAAGAATGCCAAGACATTTATATTTTAACCCCCATTCTTGCGCAAAATGTCGCTCAAGGCTTAGAAAGTTTGTGCGATGGGGTGATTAGCGTGTATCGCCCTGAATGTTTTGTCTCTGTGGAGCATCATTATAAAGAACTCAAGCGATTAAGCAATGAAGAAATTGAAAAATACTTGGGCGCTAACAACGCGCCCAATTTAAAAAAGGAACATTAA
- a CDS encoding DNA adenine methylase, translated as MNYIGSKYKLIPFIKENIHAVAGNDLSGAIFCDLFAGTGIVGRAFKKAVNKIISNDLEYYSFVLNQNYIGNIQEIPNQEELINEINSVTLKKCFIYSHYSLGGSSRQYFSETNAQKIDAMRLKIEELKLSQNIDNCAYYFLLASLLESADKVANTASVYGAFLKRLKKSAQKELILKGAHFDLSLNANEVYQQDSNDLIGKISGDILYLDPPYNARQYGANYHLLNTIAAYTPFTPKGKTGLPSYQKSSFCSRAKILNAFENLIKKARFKYIFLSYNNEGLMSETEIGNILKKYGAYSLTTKTYMRFKADNKRTHKAAHTKECLHILIK; from the coding sequence ATGAACTACATCGGCTCTAAATACAAGCTCATTCCCTTTATTAAGGAAAATATCCATGCGGTTGCGGGCAATGATCTCTCTGGCGCGATTTTTTGTGATCTGTTCGCTGGGACGGGCATTGTGGGGCGTGCGTTTAAAAAAGCTGTTAATAAGATCATCTCTAATGATTTGGAATATTATAGCTTTGTTTTGAATCAAAATTATATCGGCAACATTCAAGAAATCCCTAATCAAGAAGAGCTTATTAATGAGATTAATAGCGTTACTTTAAAAAAGTGCTTTATCTATTCGCATTATTCTTTGGGGGGGAGTTCAAGGCAGTATTTTAGCGAAACAAACGCTCAAAAAATTGATGCGATGCGTCTAAAAATTGAAGAGCTTAAACTTTCTCAAAACATTGATAATTGCGCGTATTATTTTTTGCTCGCATCACTATTAGAGAGCGCGGACAAGGTGGCTAACACCGCTTCAGTTTATGGGGCTTTTTTAAAACGCCTTAAAAAAAGCGCTCAAAAAGAACTCATCTTAAAAGGCGCTCATTTTGATTTGAGTTTAAACGCTAATGAAGTGTACCAGCAGGATTCTAATGATTTGATTGGAAAGATTTCAGGGGATATTTTGTATTTAGATCCCCCTTACAATGCGAGGCAATACGGGGCGAATTACCATTTATTGAACACGATTGCTGCTTATACGCCCTTTACTCCAAAAGGTAAAACCGGCTTGCCCAGTTACCAGAAATCCTCTTTTTGCTCTCGTGCTAAAATCTTAAACGCTTTTGAAAACTTGATCAAAAAAGCGCGATTCAAATACATCTTTTTAAGCTATAACAATGAAGGGCTTATGAGTGAAACAGAGATTGGAAATATCTTAAAAAAATACGGTGCTTACTCCTTAACTACCAAAACTTACATGCGTTTTAAAGCGGATAACAAACGCACCCATAAAGCCGCGCACACCAAAGAGTGTTTGCATATTCTTATCAAATAA
- a CDS encoding RDD family protein, with amino-acid sequence MHSPNLEKEETEIIETLLMREKMRLCPLYWRILAFLTDGLLVAFLLSDLLDACDFLHSLYWLANPIYYSVFVIVSFIILYGVYEIFFVCLCKMSLAKLVFRIKIIDIYLADCPSRAILLKRLGLKIVVFLCPFLWFGVFKNPYHRAWHEEKSKSLLVLF; translated from the coding sequence ATGCACTCTCCAAATTTAGAAAAAGAAGAAACCGAAATCATAGAAACACTCCTTATGCGTGAAAAAATGCGTTTATGCCCCTTGTATTGGCGCATCTTAGCGTTTTTAACCGATGGTTTGTTAGTGGCGTTTTTATTGAGCGATCTTTTAGACGCATGCGATTTTTTGCATTCTTTATATTGGCTAGCTAACCCCATTTATTACAGCGTGTTTGTCATAGTGAGTTTTATCATCTTGTATGGCGTTTATGAAATCTTTTTTGTGTGTTTGTGCAAGATGAGTTTGGCTAAACTGGTTTTTAGGATTAAGATCATTGATATTTATTTAGCAGATTGCCCCAGTAGGGCTATTTTATTGAAGCGTTTAGGGTTAAAGATCGTGGTTTTTCTATGCCCCTTTTTATGGTTTGGGGTGTTTAAAAATCCCTATCATAGGGCGTGGCATGAAGAAAAAAGCAAAAGTCTTTTGGTGTTGTTTTAA
- a CDS encoding F0F1 ATP synthase subunit C, translating to MKFLALFFLALAGVAFAHDGGMGGMDMIKSYSILGAMIGLGIAAFGGAIGMGNAAAATITGTARNPGVGGKLLTTMFVAMAMIEAQVIYTLVFAIIAIYSNPFLS from the coding sequence ATGAAATTTTTAGCGTTATTTTTTCTGGCTTTAGCGGGCGTTGCTTTCGCTCATGATGGTGGAATGGGTGGGATGGATATGATTAAATCTTATTCTATCTTAGGAGCGATGATCGGTTTAGGGATTGCCGCTTTTGGTGGGGCGATCGGCATGGGGAATGCGGCCGCAGCGACCATTACAGGCACAGCGAGAAACCCAGGAGTGGGCGGTAAATTGCTCACAACCATGTTCGTGGCCATGGCGATGATTGAAGCGCAAGTGATTTATACTCTAGTGTTTGCTATTATCGCTATTTATAGTAACCCATTCTTAAGTTAA